From the genome of Gemmatimonas phototrophica, one region includes:
- a CDS encoding HU family DNA-binding protein, which yields MGTEPLLGAHSVSAPKLFARHMTKADLVENVTARIARTAGPTISKKDCARVVDAFLDAIKEALQEQKNIEVRGFGTFKIRQRKTRMARNPRTGSPVEVSARPVPVFKPSKELRAMVAGIEAHLLDDDDDYGDSDS from the coding sequence GTGGGCACCGAGCCGTTGCTTGGTGCCCACAGCGTTTCTGCTCCGAAACTTTTCGCCCGCCACATGACCAAAGCCGATCTGGTCGAGAACGTCACGGCTCGTATTGCCCGGACCGCCGGACCGACCATCTCCAAAAAAGACTGCGCGCGCGTTGTTGATGCGTTCTTGGACGCCATCAAAGAGGCGCTGCAGGAGCAGAAAAACATTGAAGTCCGTGGCTTCGGTACCTTCAAGATCCGTCAGCGAAAGACGCGTATGGCCCGAAACCCCCGGACCGGGTCGCCTGTCGAGGTGTCAGCGCGCCCGGTCCCGGTGTTCAAGCCGAGCAAGGAGCTCCGCGCCATGGTTGCCGGCATCGAGGCGCACCTGCTTGACGACGACGACGACTACGGCGACTCGGACAGCTGA
- the secG gene encoding preprotein translocase subunit SecG codes for MYTFLLTLLILDAIVLAAAVLLQSGKGGGLAASFGGASSSSDSIMGSRQAGNLLTKASWWCGGIFLGLAFILQIMSSRSVAPKSVLDKLAAPATAPSAPSTGSGTAAPAAPLTQQAAPATPAAPDKK; via the coding sequence ATGTACACGTTTCTGCTGACACTGCTCATTCTCGACGCCATCGTTCTTGCGGCGGCGGTCCTTCTCCAGTCGGGCAAGGGCGGCGGTCTTGCGGCCAGCTTCGGCGGCGCGAGCTCCTCGTCGGACTCGATCATGGGTTCGCGACAGGCCGGCAATCTGCTCACGAAGGCGTCCTGGTGGTGCGGCGGAATCTTCCTTGGTCTGGCGTTCATTCTGCAGATCATGTCCAGCCGCTCGGTCGCACCGAAGTCGGTGCTGGATAAGCTGGCCGCTCCGGCCACCGCGCCGTCGGCGCCAAGCACCGGCAGCGGCACCGCAGCGCCGGCCGCTCCTCTTACCCAGCAGGCTGCCCCGGCCACACCGGCGGCGCCCGACAAGAAGTAA
- a CDS encoding phosphoglycerate kinase, with amino-acid sequence MNTKTIRDLTAAEIQGKRALVRVDFNVPLDEQGAVADDTRVTAALPTINALRDGGASVVLLAHFGRPKGAPEAKYSLAPVAARLKQLLSCPVHFLDVTVGERAVEATQNLAPGDVLLLENTRFLSGEEKNDEALSYQLAQLGDFYVNDAFGAAHRAHASTAGVAKFCRPAVAGLLMEKELAYLGGALAHPERPFVAILGGSKISGKIDVVEALLPKVDKLLIGGAMACTFFKAMGFETGNSLVEPDRLDMAKDLLSRAGDKLVLPVDATIAPAMDAGAQASAVGRDAIPAGQAMFDIGPESTALYRELVESARTVLWNGPMGVFEKPPFDAGTRGVAEAMAIATGKGATTIIGGGDSAAAVAEAGLESQMSHVSTGGGASLEFLEGKDLPGVSALDAR; translated from the coding sequence ATGAATACCAAGACCATTCGCGACCTGACCGCGGCCGAGATCCAGGGCAAACGCGCCCTGGTACGCGTCGACTTCAACGTTCCCCTCGATGAGCAGGGAGCGGTGGCCGATGACACCCGGGTCACGGCGGCGCTGCCGACGATCAACGCGTTGCGTGATGGAGGCGCCTCAGTCGTCCTCCTTGCCCATTTCGGTCGCCCCAAGGGCGCGCCAGAGGCGAAGTACTCGCTCGCGCCCGTCGCGGCGCGGCTCAAGCAATTGCTGTCGTGCCCTGTGCACTTTCTCGACGTCACCGTCGGCGAGCGGGCGGTGGAGGCAACGCAGAATCTGGCGCCCGGCGACGTGCTGCTGCTGGAGAACACGCGCTTTCTTTCTGGCGAAGAGAAGAACGACGAAGCGTTGTCCTACCAGTTGGCGCAGCTGGGCGACTTTTATGTGAACGATGCGTTTGGCGCGGCCCATCGCGCCCATGCCAGCACGGCAGGGGTGGCGAAGTTCTGTCGTCCGGCCGTCGCCGGTCTGCTCATGGAGAAGGAGCTGGCGTACCTCGGCGGAGCGCTGGCCCATCCCGAGCGCCCCTTTGTGGCCATCCTGGGCGGTTCCAAGATTTCGGGGAAGATCGATGTGGTGGAAGCGTTGTTGCCGAAGGTGGACAAGCTGCTGATCGGCGGCGCCATGGCCTGCACGTTTTTCAAGGCGATGGGCTTCGAAACGGGGAACTCTCTGGTGGAGCCTGATCGCCTCGACATGGCGAAGGATCTGCTCTCACGTGCCGGGGATAAGCTGGTCCTTCCTGTCGATGCCACGATCGCGCCGGCCATGGATGCCGGTGCGCAGGCATCGGCCGTCGGGCGTGATGCCATCCCGGCCGGACAGGCCATGTTTGACATCGGCCCGGAGAGCACGGCGTTGTATCGCGAGTTGGTCGAGAGCGCGCGAACCGTGCTTTGGAACGGTCCCATGGGCGTCTTCGAAAAGCCGCCATTTGATGCCGGCACGCGCGGCGTCGCTGAGGCGATGGCCATCGCCACCGGAAAAGGCGCCACCACGATCATTGGCGGCGGCGACAGTGCCGCCGCAGTGGCCGAGGCGGGGCTCGAATCACAGATGTCGCACGTGTCCACCGGAGGCGGCGCATCGCTGGAATTTCTGGAAGGCAAAGATTTGCCTGGGGTCAGCGCGCTCGACGCGCGCTGA
- a CDS encoding MoaD/ThiS family protein: MSVSVLLFASYADALGARQIEVPVTAPCAVADLVAALRQLPGGERLPAKPLVAVNHAFAQMATVIHPADEVALIPPVAGG; this comes from the coding sequence ATGAGCGTTTCCGTCTTGTTGTTCGCGTCGTATGCCGATGCCTTAGGTGCCCGCCAGATTGAGGTCCCCGTCACTGCACCCTGTGCCGTGGCCGACCTTGTGGCGGCCCTCCGGCAATTGCCCGGCGGGGAGCGGCTTCCCGCCAAGCCGTTGGTCGCCGTCAACCATGCCTTCGCCCAGATGGCAACGGTTATTCATCCGGCCGACGAAGTGGCCCTCATCCCTCCCGTCGCCGGTGGCTGA
- a CDS encoding L-threonylcarbamoyladenylate synthase has product MPHQGQSGQMTVPFWSPVEIEAALRETIHHLSVRRVLAYPTETVYGFGTAVDHESVEALVRMKGRPPGKPFLLLIGNPQQIARLDLHLPTYGADLAARFWPGPLTLVLRGGEGRVPARLRGPEGGVAVRFTPHPGLQRLLQAYGEPITSTSANRPGIPPAMVASEIVDQWPDEIRRGLLHVLDGGRLDPSKPSTVVDCTGRRARVIRPGVLSASQLRAVVPDLLGDT; this is encoded by the coding sequence GTGCCGCATCAGGGGCAGTCGGGGCAGATGACGGTGCCGTTCTGGTCGCCAGTGGAAATTGAAGCGGCGCTTCGAGAGACCATCCACCACCTGAGTGTGCGGCGTGTGCTCGCCTATCCCACGGAGACGGTGTACGGTTTTGGTACGGCGGTGGATCACGAATCAGTGGAAGCCTTGGTGCGCATGAAGGGCCGGCCGCCAGGCAAGCCGTTTTTGCTGCTGATTGGCAACCCGCAGCAGATTGCACGGCTTGATCTGCATCTGCCCACGTATGGCGCCGATCTCGCGGCCCGCTTCTGGCCCGGTCCGCTGACACTGGTGTTGCGGGGCGGCGAGGGGCGGGTTCCGGCTCGGCTTCGCGGTCCTGAAGGCGGAGTCGCTGTGCGCTTTACCCCTCACCCGGGGCTGCAACGACTGCTACAGGCATACGGTGAACCTATTACCAGCACCAGTGCGAACCGTCCCGGGATACCACCAGCGATGGTAGCATCGGAGATTGTTGACCAATGGCCTGACGAAATCCGGCGCGGGCTCCTGCACGTGCTGGACGGTGGCCGCCTTGACCCGTCCAAACCGTCCACAGTCGTGGACTGTACAGGACGACGCGCCCGGGTCATTCGCCCTGGTGTCCTGTCCGCGTCGCAACTGCGCGCGGTTGTCCCGGACCTACTCGGAGATACCTGA
- the carA gene encoding glutamine-hydrolyzing carbamoyl-phosphate synthase small subunit, which yields MHTLPPKGFLLLEDGTLFHGRLVGPTLPTVAEVVFTTNMTGYQEVFTDPSYNGQIVVLTAPQIGNYGINLEDPESARPQVAGVVVRELSPTYSNWRATGGLREWLEQASVPVLTEVDTRRLTRHLRSVGVMKGVIGVGETPTREALAVLESCPSMEGLDLATVVSTREPYSWGKPDAPYHVVAYDFGIKRNILRLFEDHGVRVTVVPSDTSADAVLAMNPDGVFLSNGPGDPAAVMYAPAAIRQIAEQNVPMFGICLGHQLLGLTFGGHTAKMPFGHRGGNQPVKDLATGQVLITSQNHGFAVVGSPDGVDGAPELAVTHINLNDGTVEGLRHTRLPIFAVQYHPEAAPGPHDAVPLFDQFLVALRNRRG from the coding sequence GTGCACACGCTGCCGCCCAAGGGGTTCCTCCTCCTCGAGGATGGAACCCTTTTTCACGGTCGACTGGTGGGGCCAACCCTGCCGACCGTAGCCGAAGTGGTCTTTACCACGAACATGACCGGGTATCAGGAGGTCTTCACCGATCCGTCCTACAACGGACAGATCGTGGTGCTGACCGCTCCCCAGATTGGCAACTACGGGATCAATCTTGAGGATCCCGAGTCCGCCCGCCCTCAGGTAGCCGGTGTGGTCGTACGCGAGCTTTCGCCGACCTATTCCAACTGGCGGGCCACGGGTGGCCTGCGAGAGTGGCTTGAACAGGCAAGCGTTCCGGTGCTTACCGAAGTAGACACCCGTCGTCTCACCCGGCACCTCCGCAGTGTCGGGGTGATGAAGGGGGTGATCGGCGTCGGCGAAACGCCAACACGTGAGGCGCTCGCGGTGCTCGAGAGCTGCCCCAGCATGGAAGGGCTCGATCTGGCGACTGTGGTGTCCACCCGCGAGCCATACAGCTGGGGGAAGCCGGACGCGCCGTACCATGTCGTTGCCTACGACTTTGGGATCAAGCGCAACATTCTGCGGCTCTTCGAGGACCATGGGGTGCGCGTCACCGTCGTGCCATCGGACACGTCGGCCGATGCCGTGCTCGCCATGAACCCTGATGGCGTGTTCCTGTCCAACGGACCGGGAGATCCGGCGGCCGTCATGTATGCGCCTGCCGCCATTCGCCAGATTGCCGAGCAGAACGTACCGATGTTCGGCATTTGCCTCGGGCACCAGCTCCTCGGGCTGACCTTTGGTGGCCACACGGCCAAAATGCCGTTTGGGCATCGCGGTGGAAATCAGCCGGTGAAGGATCTCGCCACGGGACAGGTGCTGATCACCTCCCAGAACCATGGTTTTGCGGTCGTGGGATCTCCGGACGGGGTGGATGGTGCCCCGGAGCTGGCCGTGACCCACATCAATCTCAACGATGGCACGGTGGAAGGGCTACGGCATACCCGGCTCCCGATCTTTGCGGTGCAGTATCACCCTGAGGCGGCTCCTGGCCCACACGATGCGGTCCCCCTGTTCGACCAGTTTCTCGTAGCCTTGAGAAATCGTCGTGGGTGA
- a CDS encoding ComF family protein, translated as MSLTLPLPGERPSGAAKPLGAGTTLPPCRWCPRLDPALRAVRSVARMDSGTGGDLVHALKYQGWTRAAVPMARRMARLDWPQDVREERAAIIPIPLSAARERERGYNQAALLGGRLAPFWRVPVWSDVLVRVRDTSSQVRLTPSERASNVAQAFVVPVQFQERLRGQHVVLVDDVITTAATVNAAVQALMRGGARIISCVTFGRAPDPGDRTAPDSDFTRN; from the coding sequence TTGTCGCTGACCCTTCCGTTGCCTGGCGAGCGCCCCTCAGGTGCCGCCAAGCCGCTTGGGGCTGGCACGACCCTTCCACCCTGTCGGTGGTGTCCCCGGCTGGACCCGGCGCTCCGGGCCGTCCGGTCGGTGGCACGCATGGATAGCGGTACCGGCGGCGATCTGGTGCACGCGCTCAAGTACCAGGGGTGGACACGTGCGGCCGTCCCCATGGCACGTCGGATGGCCCGTCTCGATTGGCCGCAGGATGTCCGGGAGGAGCGGGCGGCCATAATTCCCATCCCGCTGTCCGCCGCGCGCGAACGCGAGCGTGGCTATAATCAGGCGGCTCTGCTGGGCGGCAGGTTGGCGCCGTTCTGGCGCGTGCCCGTCTGGTCCGACGTGCTGGTGCGTGTGCGCGATACGTCATCGCAGGTCCGGTTGACACCTTCGGAGCGCGCAAGCAACGTTGCACAGGCGTTTGTCGTGCCAGTGCAGTTTCAGGAACGACTTCGTGGCCAGCACGTGGTGCTGGTGGACGATGTCATTACCACCGCCGCGACGGTGAACGCCGCTGTCCAGGCGCTCATGCGTGGCGGCGCTCGCATCATCAGTTGTGTGACCTTCGGTCGGGCGCCAGATCCCGGCGACCGTACCGCTCCTGACTCAGACTTCACCCGGAACTGA
- a CDS encoding low molecular weight protein arginine phosphatase: MHLLFVCTGNTCRSPLAETIARRMIADRHLAGITVSSAGTSAWPDSSASDGALLVSLEHGTDITGHRARPLSPDIVASADVILAMGPHHLERAEAMGGAGRAFLLTAFTGGEGRAVSDPFGGDLDVYRDTYRELEQEIASVLEKLAGQRPG, translated from the coding sequence ATGCATTTGCTGTTTGTCTGCACCGGGAATACCTGCCGGAGCCCACTCGCCGAAACGATTGCACGACGCATGATCGCCGACCGCCATCTGGCCGGGATCACGGTCAGCAGTGCGGGGACGAGTGCGTGGCCGGATTCATCGGCCTCTGACGGCGCGTTGCTGGTATCGCTCGAGCATGGCACGGATATCACCGGACATCGGGCGCGACCGCTGTCTCCGGACATTGTCGCGAGCGCCGACGTCATCCTGGCCATGGGCCCGCACCATCTGGAGCGGGCGGAAGCCATGGGCGGGGCCGGACGAGCGTTCCTGCTCACTGCCTTTACCGGTGGCGAGGGGCGTGCCGTCAGTGATCCGTTTGGCGGTGACCTTGATGTGTATCGAGACACGTATCGGGAGCTCGAACAGGAAATCGCTTCCGTTCTCGAGAAGCTGGCTGGCCAGCGCCCGGGCTGA
- the tpiA gene encoding triose-phosphate isomerase has protein sequence MHLKPVIAANWKLNHTPTDAKAFFQRFLAQVPKLNERTLVFFPSAITLTTVMDALRDRPEVWVGVQNVHTEVQGAFTGENSVLMARDVGARVVLVGHSERRHVFGETDAMTTRKMALIAQGRLTPMLCVGETLEEREAGRTAEVVERQLSAGLAELDDVQVGAIMLAYEPVWAIGTGRTATPDDASEIHGVLRRALVSRVGEKAAAGIPILYGGSVNRGNASQLLAAPDVDGLLVGGASLDADSWASIVRA, from the coding sequence ATGCATCTCAAGCCCGTTATCGCGGCCAACTGGAAACTCAATCACACGCCAACGGACGCGAAGGCCTTCTTTCAGCGTTTCCTGGCGCAGGTACCAAAGCTGAACGAACGGACGCTGGTGTTTTTTCCCTCCGCCATCACGTTGACGACGGTCATGGATGCGCTGCGTGACCGTCCGGAGGTTTGGGTAGGTGTGCAGAATGTCCACACGGAAGTGCAGGGCGCGTTCACGGGTGAAAACTCCGTGCTGATGGCGCGGGATGTTGGGGCGCGTGTGGTGCTGGTTGGACACTCTGAGCGCCGACATGTGTTCGGGGAGACCGATGCCATGACGACCCGGAAGATGGCACTTATTGCCCAGGGGCGGCTCACTCCCATGCTGTGCGTCGGGGAAACACTTGAAGAGCGAGAAGCGGGGCGGACGGCTGAAGTCGTCGAACGCCAATTGAGCGCAGGGCTTGCAGAGCTGGATGACGTGCAGGTGGGCGCGATCATGCTGGCATATGAGCCGGTCTGGGCGATTGGGACGGGGCGCACGGCCACGCCAGACGACGCCAGCGAGATTCACGGGGTACTCCGCCGGGCGCTGGTTTCCCGCGTAGGAGAAAAGGCGGCCGCCGGCATTCCCATTCTCTACGGGGGATCCGTAAACCGCGGGAACGCCTCGCAGCTTCTGGCGGCCCCCGACGTGGACGGGCTGTTGGTGGGCGGAGCCTCCCTCGACGCCGACAGTTGGGCGAGCATCGTCCGGGCCTGA
- the gap gene encoding type I glyceraldehyde-3-phosphate dehydrogenase, producing MGIRVGINGFGRIGRQVLRAAKQQGVADIDFVAINDLTDTATLAHLFKYDSVHGKFDGEVGHETDAITVDGDRIQILAERDPAKLPWKDLGVDIVLESTGRFTKASDARKHIEGGAKKVIISAPATDEDITIVMGVNSDKYDNASHHIISNASCTTNCLVPMVKVIRDNFGFVHGSMVTIHSYTNDQSILDLPHKDLRRARAAAVSMIPTTTGAAKATSLVIPEVKGKIDGIAVRVPTPDVSLTDLTCIVERPVTRDEVNAVFKAASESTLEGVLGYSDEPLVSVDYIGNPMSCTLDSGSTIVINGTMVKISGWYDNEWGYSSRCVDLLRFVGSRL from the coding sequence ATGGGTATACGTGTTGGCATCAACGGCTTCGGCCGTATCGGCCGCCAGGTCCTTCGTGCCGCGAAACAGCAAGGCGTGGCCGACATCGACTTCGTAGCCATCAACGATCTCACGGACACCGCGACGCTGGCGCACCTGTTCAAGTATGACTCGGTGCATGGCAAGTTCGACGGCGAAGTTGGCCACGAAACGGATGCCATTACCGTGGACGGTGATCGTATCCAGATCCTCGCGGAGCGCGATCCCGCGAAGTTGCCGTGGAAGGATCTGGGCGTGGATATCGTGCTGGAGAGCACGGGCCGCTTCACCAAGGCGTCCGACGCGCGGAAGCACATCGAAGGCGGCGCCAAGAAGGTCATCATCTCGGCCCCGGCCACCGATGAGGACATCACCATCGTGATGGGGGTGAACAGCGACAAGTACGACAACGCGTCGCACCATATCATCTCGAATGCGTCCTGCACGACCAACTGCCTCGTCCCGATGGTCAAGGTCATCCGGGACAACTTCGGCTTCGTGCATGGCTCGATGGTCACGATTCACAGCTACACCAACGATCAGAGCATTCTCGATCTGCCGCACAAGGATCTGCGACGCGCCCGCGCGGCGGCCGTGTCCATGATTCCCACCACGACGGGAGCTGCCAAAGCGACCTCGTTGGTCATTCCCGAGGTCAAGGGAAAGATTGACGGTATCGCCGTCCGCGTGCCCACGCCTGACGTGTCGCTCACCGACCTGACCTGCATTGTCGAGCGCCCGGTGACCCGCGACGAAGTCAACGCAGTGTTCAAGGCGGCCTCCGAGAGCACGCTCGAAGGCGTGCTGGGATACAGCGACGAACCGCTGGTCTCGGTGGACTACATCGGCAACCCGATGTCCTGCACCCTCGACTCGGGCAGCACCATCGTGATCAACGGCACCATGGTGAAGATCTCCGGCTGGTACGACAACGAATGGGGCTACTCGTCGCGTTGCGTCGATCTGCTCCGCTTCGTTGGCTCGCGTCTCTGA
- a CDS encoding shikimate dehydrogenase family protein: MRLPRATRPPDGLVLLGQPVAQSLSPLFQNAALRAVGRDLLYTAREVTAVDIPLVLEACLQSNTGGNVTMPHKRVVYEAAAQRTASAERTGAVNTFWWEQQALVGHNTDVDGIKATIRALCAEGIHGDVVVLGAGGAAAAVLVAISELPDAVHGRIHVVARSVHNADVLSSRTGVPAVSQPSSDAVHWSSVQLVINATPLGMRVNDPLPLDVAVLSAQSALFDLVYRREGTALVQAARARGLRAEDGLRMLVEQGASAFECWFNTPAPRGAMWQSLGHAMPPAHEPRA; this comes from the coding sequence ATGCGTCTACCTCGGGCCACGAGACCGCCGGACGGCCTGGTCCTTCTTGGACAGCCAGTGGCGCAGTCATTGTCGCCGCTGTTTCAGAACGCGGCACTGCGCGCGGTGGGACGCGACCTGCTGTACACCGCGCGCGAGGTGACCGCGGTCGATATTCCCCTTGTGCTTGAGGCGTGCCTCCAGAGCAACACCGGTGGCAACGTCACGATGCCGCACAAGCGAGTGGTCTACGAGGCTGCCGCGCAGCGTACGGCGAGCGCGGAGCGAACGGGGGCGGTCAATACGTTTTGGTGGGAGCAGCAAGCCCTTGTGGGACACAACACCGACGTGGATGGGATCAAGGCAACGATCCGGGCACTGTGCGCTGAAGGGATTCACGGAGACGTGGTGGTGTTGGGCGCCGGGGGCGCGGCGGCGGCCGTGCTGGTCGCGATCAGCGAATTACCTGATGCCGTTCACGGTCGCATACACGTCGTCGCGCGTTCGGTGCACAACGCCGACGTCCTGAGTTCCCGTACCGGCGTGCCGGCGGTGTCACAACCGTCCTCTGACGCGGTGCACTGGTCTTCGGTGCAGCTGGTCATCAATGCGACCCCTTTGGGGATGCGCGTCAATGATCCGCTGCCGCTCGATGTCGCCGTGCTCTCAGCGCAGAGCGCTCTGTTCGATCTGGTGTATCGCCGGGAGGGAACCGCGCTGGTACAGGCGGCGCGTGCTCGTGGCCTGCGCGCAGAGGACGGCTTGCGGATGTTGGTGGAGCAGGGCGCCAGTGCGTTCGAGTGCTGGTTCAATACTCCAGCCCCGCGGGGGGCCATGTGGCAATCGCTTGGCCACGCGATGCCCCCGGCACACGAACCGCGCGCGTGA
- a CDS encoding molybdenum cofactor biosynthesis protein MoaE has protein sequence MAPASTGVLHAAIVTAPIDVSHLIGTAQAAGVGALSVFLGTVRDLNDGRPVQGMDYEAYEAMAASELAAVAREVCDRTPGLRVAIEHRIGTLGIGEVSVAIVAAHAHRGPAMDGAREIIESLKQRVPIWKREHYVDGERAWVDPTRAGQVPLEVPR, from the coding sequence GTGGCACCTGCATCTACCGGCGTACTCCACGCCGCCATTGTCACCGCCCCGATCGACGTGTCCCATCTGATTGGTACGGCACAGGCTGCGGGCGTCGGGGCCCTCTCGGTCTTTCTCGGTACCGTACGCGATCTCAATGACGGCCGCCCGGTGCAGGGCATGGACTACGAGGCCTATGAAGCCATGGCGGCATCGGAGCTGGCGGCGGTCGCTCGTGAGGTATGCGACAGGACCCCGGGATTGCGGGTTGCCATTGAGCATCGCATCGGCACCCTCGGCATCGGCGAGGTCAGCGTAGCCATCGTGGCCGCACATGCCCACCGCGGGCCGGCGATGGACGGGGCCCGGGAGATTATTGAGTCGCTCAAGCAGCGCGTACCCATCTGGAAGCGTGAGCACTACGTGGATGGTGAGCGCGCATGGGTTGATCCCACTCGCGCCGGACAAGTGCCGCTCGAGGTACCGCGCTGA
- the ispD gene encoding 2-C-methyl-D-erythritol 4-phosphate cytidylyltransferase, protein MSDHVSDGEADTHGVPPLSSPRRIIPPPVIASRGESGRTDPTVVRDVGVVIVAGGSGSRTGSTELKQFRWVSGKPALLHSVQAFMARTDVAVVVVVLPKAYAADPPPWLFQCDVDRLLVSVGGRERHESVVNGLEDLPEEVTVAVVHDAARPLVTDATIDRVIAEARKGHGAVAALPVVDTLKEVDEHGRIVRTVDRTHLWRAQTPQAFPRVMLEEAHVAARRDSIGATDDAALCERLGFPVVVVRGSERGMKITEEADFARADALSLLVE, encoded by the coding sequence ATGAGTGACCACGTATCTGACGGGGAGGCCGACACGCACGGCGTGCCCCCCTTATCATCACCTCGTCGTATCATCCCGCCGCCGGTCATTGCCTCGCGGGGGGAAAGCGGGCGCACCGACCCTACGGTCGTCCGCGATGTGGGCGTCGTGATCGTGGCGGGGGGCTCTGGCTCCCGTACGGGTAGCACCGAACTGAAGCAGTTCCGGTGGGTCTCCGGCAAACCGGCGTTGTTGCACAGTGTGCAGGCGTTCATGGCGCGCACTGACGTGGCCGTTGTGGTCGTGGTGTTACCCAAGGCATACGCCGCCGATCCGCCACCCTGGCTCTTTCAGTGTGACGTGGATCGATTACTCGTGTCCGTGGGTGGGCGGGAACGCCACGAGAGCGTCGTCAACGGGCTCGAGGATCTGCCGGAGGAGGTCACGGTTGCCGTCGTGCACGATGCCGCGCGGCCATTGGTCACGGATGCCACGATCGATCGGGTGATAGCGGAGGCGCGCAAGGGCCACGGCGCGGTGGCGGCATTACCGGTCGTTGACACGCTCAAGGAAGTCGATGAGCACGGGCGCATCGTACGCACGGTTGACCGGACCCATTTGTGGCGCGCGCAAACGCCGCAGGCCTTCCCGCGCGTCATGCTCGAAGAGGCGCACGTGGCGGCCCGTCGCGATAGCATCGGGGCCACTGATGATGCGGCGCTGTGCGAACGACTGGGCTTTCCGGTGGTCGTGGTCCGTGGGAGTGAGCGCGGCATGAAGATCACCGAGGAGGCGGACTTTGCGCGCGCCGATGCCCTCAGCCTCCTGGTGGAGTAG